The following are encoded together in the Arenicella xantha genome:
- a CDS encoding ParA family protein, translating to MKRVVFNRKGGVGKSTITCNLAAIAASQGKKVLVVDLDPQANTTSYLGHDGKDNVVGIAEFMESTISRNYRDFTSEDYIRKTQFENLSLISASYTLVDLEAKLEAKHKIYKLRDFLNNLHEDYDEIYIDTPPALNFFTLSALISADRCILPYDCDVFARDAMIDLMEELEEIIEDHNPQLQIEGVVVNQFQSRARLPQQAVDELEKEDFKLLKPYISSSVKVKESHALHTPLIYLDPSHKVTQEFVELYKAISRKPRAKKT from the coding sequence ATGAAAAGAGTCGTCTTTAATCGCAAAGGTGGGGTCGGTAAATCAACAATCACCTGTAACTTGGCAGCCATCGCGGCTAGTCAAGGCAAGAAGGTATTGGTCGTTGATTTGGATCCGCAGGCGAATACCACTAGTTACCTCGGCCATGACGGCAAGGACAATGTAGTTGGTATCGCCGAATTCATGGAGTCGACCATAAGTCGCAATTATCGCGACTTCACTTCGGAAGACTACATTCGAAAAACTCAATTTGAGAATTTGTCGCTCATTTCAGCCAGCTATACCTTGGTTGATTTGGAAGCCAAACTTGAAGCCAAACATAAGATTTATAAACTTCGTGACTTTCTAAACAATCTGCACGAGGATTACGATGAAATCTACATCGACACACCACCAGCCCTAAACTTCTTCACTCTGTCAGCATTAATAAGTGCGGATCGATGCATTCTTCCCTACGACTGCGATGTGTTCGCTCGCGATGCCATGATTGACCTAATGGAGGAACTAGAAGAAATTATTGAGGATCATAATCCTCAATTGCAGATCGAGGGCGTAGTGGTTAATCAATTTCAGTCGCGTGCGAGGTTGCCTCAACAAGCCGTAGATGAGCTAGAAAAAGAGGACTTCAAACTCTTGAAGCCGTATATCTCATCATCAGTCAAAGTCAAAGAGTCGCACGCGCTACACACACCGTTAATTTACTTAGACCCGAGCCATAAAGTAACTCAGGAATTTGTCGAATTATACAAAGCGATTAGTCGCAAACCGCGCGCTAAGAAAACTTAG